AACCAGGTGGCTGCGACATATGCATGTTAAATATTGCATCTATGAAAGTGATATAAGTTGCACAAATTATCGAATGTGTgtatgtctgtgtgtgtgtgtgtgtgtgttcgtgCGTCGGTGTGTTTGTGTGTGAGAATgaggcttttttttttaattattgtcaacTCACCTCGAACGGCCGAAGCCTCACGTTCCTAAACCTCAGCAGGGCTTCGTAGAACTTCTCTGCCCGTTGGGCGGCGCCCTCGGGCTCCGGCGCGCCGGGCTGCGGGAAGCACCGCCACAGCTCGCGCAGGACTTCGCCCCCCGACAGATAGATTCGCTGCAGCTCGCTCTTCACGTCCGGTGGTATTAGTTCTGTGGgagaaaatatattcataaaattaagGTAAGTATATAACAATCTCATTTGGAGACATATAAAGATTACTTAGCTTTAATTTAATGGCGGGTTTGTGGGAAAATGTGGAGTATGTGTCAAAATCTCCGTTAAAGTTAAGTTACTATTAAATATCTCTGTGAAACCGGTGCCGAAACGCTCTCAACTGtggtaaatttttataattccgCCATCTTTTTATGTACAATAAGGTACACTTATTGTACATAAAAAGATGGCGGAGGCACACAAGATAAAGAAAGGGCGTAAAATGGTGGTCGCTTACAAAATGGCGGTTCACCTACAAAATGGCAGACGCGTACAAGATAGCAGTCGTTTACAATATTGCGGCTGCTTACAAGATGGCGGTCACATTCAAGATGGCGGTTCCTTACAAGATGACGATCGCTTAGTAGATGGCGGTCACTTACAAGTTGTCAGCCGCGTACAAAATGGCGATCTCGTACAATATGGCGGTTTCCTACAAGATGGCAGCCGCGCACAAGATGGCGGATACTCACGCGCCATGCTCGCGGCGTGGTGGTGCCGCATGAGCGCACCGCCCGGGCTGAGCTCGCCGAGCGCCGCCACTGCCGCCGCCGCGCTCACCCGCGCCGGCCGCGAGCACTGCTGACCGCCGCTCCACGCCTGCACAAAGATGGTGGGCGTTTACAAAATGGCGGAAAAGGGTCAACAATATGGTTAACTTAATTTTTACTTACATAAGCCTTAACTATATTAACAGAGGAAACTAGCACTTtacaagagctgcaggtgcgtttccggccatTTAAAAGGAACTACGCTCTCTTCTTGTAGGTTTGCAGGTGGTATTGGTACGGTATcctaagagcctgtccacacggcgcgttgcgtcgaggcaacgctgacgcaacgcgccgtgtggacaggctcttaggATACCTCAACGCAGCGCTGTTTTACAttcaaataaccaaggtgttcacactgcgtgctgcgtcgtcgcaacgtacacatgacggacagcagcccccgagacgaagcgggaggggttgatgttaacggccgttcccaatatttgatctatctctggttttgccctactagagataggaatagctcacaattgacataaagtCTAATGTGAGCtgttcctatctctagtagggcaaaaccagagatagatcaaatttGGGAACAGCcgtaagactgcttcgtaataaggctgcgatgacgcagcgcccgtgtggctgGCTATGCGTAAAACGGCAGCGCGGCGTCGCCGCAACGCTGACGCATcgtgccgtgtggactggctcttacttGACATATAGACACCAACGCTGAGAGGGGCGGTGGGTTACTCGTACTCGCACTGGATTGGCTGACCTGCGACGCCGGACCCAGTAGATACCTCTCCACCTGTAACAAAATGAAGTATTCCAATTTGACATGCGAATATGTCTTTGATAGCTACTACTTTTACTTATCGTCGTTGCGCCTGCCAAATCCTTTATATTAGGGGTTccgaaacttattttgtctactgcccactttgagaacaaattttAGCGCCCTCTTTGtcttaatttaaaatgaatCCAGATGAattaaatcaccccccaagcctctacataTTTTACAAGCTCCCatttttttctgagtcccacaccACCCCCCCTtggaccttcagcgcccacaagggggcgttattgcCCACTTTGGTAAAGGCTgctctatattatgtttttagtcaaattttcaggggtaaacaataaactgttttatataattatggTTGGTcttatcattaaattaaaaatgcagtatGGTGGCAAATCTTATCAGTTATTATGTATGAAGAGacctttaatttattgataaatccATCAATCATTCAAAATgtgcgcgcgtcacgtcgccgttaattcgtgataatgtgtagttgttaagtttatataatttttatgtatgttagtcattaaggtatgtattgtatgggcctacgcagcctgatttaaataaaaaaataaataaaataaattaaaaaaaaatattgtctacacctcaaattttactaaaaacacatAGAGGATTTGGCAGGCGCAACGACGTTATATTACTTGTCATGCACTATGAAATGCCTGAATGAAAATTgtgacaattaaaaaaaaacatatttcataggccccttacacactgcgacttttaacagcgatgcagtcgcgatacTGTCGCGATGCAGCATCGATGCACAAATAGTCCACCTTTACACACTTGCGCTACTTTAAGCATCGATACAGTCGCAATGCTGTCGCGATACAGTAGCGATGCTGTCGCGATGCAGAAGCGGTGTAGCGATGCAGTATCGATGCAATCGCGATGCAGCATCGATGCAATCGCGATGCAGCATCGAATCTGTATCGCGTTAGCGAAAGTGTGGCAAACGTATTTTGGTCAGTCATTCGTTAACTACCACAGCGCGATGAGTTCGATTGAAACTGTTTTAATCACGCTCTCTGTATTATTACTTTGAAAAAAGAAACGTAAACGTAGAGGAAGTATTAAGTCCACCCATTTACAGTCCGCCCGCGTCTGCAATTCTGCATCGATGCTAACGCGcgtcaggcctgtcccactcgcgcgtttaggtatcaagctgtaagtacccctttaaaggggcagatcacaagggactcacaagcgagcggtgacgcgcgcgcaagattttttcgtcgcatatatctacgtactgatttaaccgctgtgacagaatcgttattaatctgataaatatgaacaattgaaaaaagtcaaagaaatatttcaataaagtaatttaagactttaaaatacaaaaaaagataaaaaaaatacacaaacaaagcaaataaaccaatttgttacaaataaaccgcatactacacataaataaacacaagttactatgtttaagttgtaaaaaattcctgaccagctcctacactataatcaaatataaaactatcataaaatatacgttgggttactaaaatttgattattactatataaaagtttgctattagtagctatagtaattaaaagtagattattttattttataaaaggtgacaatcttgatatcgtcagaaagggtacctcttacgcgatagaaaggaagcgcacatgtaggcaaatataattgtaggcacctagcactgcgcggtcggaatttgaactttatagtatcgtagcatgagttgttatttttttaaacgggtgtCACGAGttggaattctgttggtactactaatatatattctgtgcgcGCGTCTGCATCGATACTGTCGCGCGTGTGTATCGATGCTAACGGGCAACTGTATCGATACTAACGCGCGACAGCATCGATGCAAAAATCTGTTCATTGCTGGTGTCGCGCGTGTGTATCGATGCTAACGCGCAACTGTATCGATACTAACGCGCGACAGCATCGATGCAAAAATCTGTTCATTGCTGGTGTCGCGCGTGTGTATCGATGCTAGCGGGCAACTGTATCGATACTAACGCGCGACAGCATCGATGCAAAAATCTGTTCATTGCTGGTGTCGCGCGTGTGTATCGATGCTAACGCGCAACTGTATCGATACTAACGCGCGACAGCATCGATGCAAAAATCTGTTCATTGCTGGTGTCGCGCGTGTGTATCGATGCTAACGGGCAACTGTATCGATACTAACGCGCGACAGCATCGATGCAAAAATCTGTTCATTGCTGGTGTCGCGCGTGTGTATCGATGCTAACGCGCAACTGTATCGATACTAACGCGCGACAGCATCGATGCAAAAATCTGTTCATTGCTGGTGTCGCGCGTGTGTATCGATGCTAACGCGCAACTGTATCGATACTAACGCGCGACAGCATCGATGCAAAAATCTGTTCATTGCTGGTGTCGCGCGTGTGTATCGATGCTAACGCGCAACTGTATCGATACTAACGCGCGACAGCATCGATGCAAAAATCTGTTCATTGCTGGTGTCGCGCGTGTGTATCGATGCTAACGCGCAACTGTATCGATACTAACGCGCGACAGCATCGATGCAAAAATCTGTTCATTGCTGGTGTCGCGCGTGTGTATCGATGCTAACGGGCAACTGTATCGATACTAACGCGCGACAGCATCGATGCAAAAATCTGTTCATTGCTGGTGTCGCGCGTGTGTATCGATGCTAACGGGCAACTGTATCGATACTAACGCGCGACAGCATCGATGCAAAAATCTGTTCATTGCTGGTGTCGCGCGTGTGTATCGATGCTAACGCGCAACTGTATCGATACTAACGCGCGACAGCATCGATGCAAAAATCTGTTCATTGCTGGTGTCGCGCGTGTGTATCGATGCTAACGGGCAACTGTATCGATACTAACGCGCGACAGCATCGATGCAAAAATCTGTTCATTGCTGGTGTCGCGCGTGTGTATCGATGCTAACGCGCAACTGTATCGATACTAACGCGCGACAGCATCGATGCAAAAATCTGTTCATTGCTGGTGTCGCGCGTGTGTATCGATGCTAACGCGCAACTGTATCGATACTAACGCGCGACAGCATCGATGCAAAAATCTGTTCATTGCTGGTGTCGCGCGTGTGTATCGATGCTAACGCGCAACTGTATCGATACTAACGCGCGACAGCATCGATGCAAAAATTGCTGGCGTGTAAGGGGCCATAAAGCAGgcaaatcatattattatgctatgaCTTCACGGTTACACGCGACCCATAGCTTGAAAATCCCTGCCCTAAAAGAACACACCTTAGACAATTTCAAGTCCTGCTTAGTATCAGTGTCCTTGTCGCCCAGGTCCTCGTAATGTATCTTCTCCAATATCCTCTGTTTCTTGTTGACCGGCTCCGACTCACTCTTCTCTTCTGTGTGTCTTTTCTCTACACCATTGGTATCTTTAACACCATTCTCTAATTTCTTGTTACTATTACTACTAGTGGAGTTTTTGTTTTGACTAGCTTTGAGCACCTGAAAAACAAGATATGGCTTTTATATTATCACTAGCGAcgcgccccggcttcgcacgggtataaaatataatatagccactgaaaaaatgatttaaatcgattcagcagttttgatttatattcattataactacccgtggcccgcattggtcggtaccgacgcaaaagctacgtcccgcaatttttaaatctgtaatatcttcgaaaatattcatttgaatcatattatgttgtaaagggccataaagatctacattaaatcaataatgtatttaaggtatttggataaggattaatgctgtatttataaaaattgcttcgaaaattagccattatttgtagtaaaaagtaaatgacaaaaaatgttattgtgggatatccataaaaGATATAagtaccatcgcggagttttctgtagaccttttcaatgtgtacaatatttGGTACATTactttgataaatctcgtagggttcagcctgagtttgcaatgtaagcggaaaaaaatgtaattatttatgacatcacattagaaaccctaacaataacagtatttctccactatttaacgaatgttattatacttataaaccttcctcttgaatcactctatctattaaagaaaaccgcatcagaatccgttgcgtagttttaaagattaaagggaacaaagggacatgagaggGAACAAAGGGCCATGAGGGAAacaaagcgactttgttttataatgtaGTGATGtataaacataaacaataaacatgtaTAGTAAcactaggcctttgcatccgtagtggatgatttataaagtattttcagagcgaagtaaccactcctcaaatactgtagtgcctacTGCCTGCagggacaagatttaaatgtccgtatggttgcccaagcacagacgacattctcgcatcatagtcggcctagtccagaggaaagaactaacACGtgtgggaccaactatgtgcgggtttcctcacgatgttttccttcaccgtatgagcgtccgtattatgtacctgagatctgaaaatgtctcattggtacacgcctccacccgggatcgaacctgcaacCTCTACGTGTGCGAACCCACTAACACTCACGTTTTGCCGGCGAcatgactcgcttcgttccggagtctcccccggaacctccggtagaccacatccatcggccagactccggcgcctcgaaagtcgacagacgattcgtcggtactctcaccacaaacgAGCTAAAGCTAACCTTGTGGTGAtgctgcagacgctcgaccctaatgctaagtactcacatacggttttgctcgatagttttactcgaaatcgagcaaaaaccaccgtgtggaccgcaaaactcacagctcgaagcttcgcatcgagccagtttgaaggctcgaatcgagccggcttgacaaatttttgacacagtctcttccttagtttttattattcgtagctaatttccttcgaactggagtaaaactatcgagcaatgctgaatgtgtggacgaaagcccgagccgcggtttttactctacgtgattgctcgatcgagcaaaaccgtatgtgagtacttacactatggcgcagtgtcgtcttcttctgatAAACTTACCATTATAGAGTGTTGGTTGAACCGTTTGATCATGCTCCGGGGGATGGAGCAACCGTCTTTCTCCTTGTCTGTGGGCTCATCATCAGGCAATAGAGGAACTGGTTCTGTCATGTGCGGTAAATCCACCtgtaaatatatacaaaaaataaatgctACTTGCAATTACATATTTTGGTAGTCATAGAAAATAGgatgtataaaaaacaaataaacaaagatCTGTTTTTCTCCCTAAAATctgtgatttttagggttccgtacccaaagggtaaaaacggcaccctactactaagacttcgttgtctgtccgtttgtctgtctgcctgtctgtcgccaggctgtatctcaagaaccgctatagctagacttctgaaattttcacagattgtgcatatctgttgccgctataacaaaataatattaatatttaaggggggctcccatacaacaaacgtgatttttttggcctttttttgctcgtaatcaataatgataagatgtaggcacttgaaattttcacaaaggctttaaatatatgtgtactttaataattaataataatatttaaataaaataaataattaacgggggctcccatacaaaaaacacaatttttggcctattttttctctataacggtacggaacccttcgtgcgcgagtccaactcgcacttggccgattttttctatTCTTTAATATTTCTACTTTAATTATACTAAGCCTTCAGGTATTGATAGAtattgtacagtgtacataTTATATGCTCTTATCCCTTAATTCGCCAAGCGATCTAAAAGTCGTGCACGTCTATAACTTACCGTTAAATCTAAAGTAGTGTGCTTCATGGCAGATGCGATGGAGTGGTCGTCCATTTTTGCACATTCCCCAAACAAGTCTTTACTAGATGAAGAGGCTATGCGATCCCTGGgcaaaaaaaacatcaaaatgAACATAAACTGAACAAGACAGTACttcatatttttagtaaaagatggccccgtgcgagtttctttaacagcgttgccagaatgttacttttgtaacattttacgttacttttgacccttgcatgttacattcatgtgacatgactaaagatgttacttttacgttccttttggtacttaattgaaaaaaaaagatgtttgaaaccaaaaatgcgaaaacggAACACACtaagttttattgagttttgtcgttacagctgacaaggctttaaatgaacgtggcaaaaaaggaactaacgctgccatcatacaaaaacgccatttttgacagttctcctttatcagcaacgccccgcccacgtttatttaattaaagccttgtcgcaccttagttttaagttttgtttattGATCTTGTTTCAGTTCATctctatattatttatagtatgtTTTCGTGTATTCTGgatcacccccccccccccccccccccccggcattttattatatataagtaatacgaaatgttacttttcccctcattatgttacttttcgcatgacaatatgtaactttcgaacatacagttctggcaacactggtggtagtttcttcgttcgactttcaaaaagtgtatcatgatacccattttgaataaaaagatattttatttatttatttattttatatctcAAAATAACAGGCTATAAGGGTATAAAATGGCCTATACCAGCTAACAttgacaaaatttattttttgcacTCATtatactttagctataactaaATATTGTGCTTTTAAGACTATTGTGTAGTGCCGCGAGCgtagaaaataggtatttggaaAACCATTCTCTGTCACCACAGCGCTCGGCCCCCGCGCAAACGTGCGGTAGAGAGAGTTGCAGCTC
Above is a genomic segment from Aricia agestis chromosome 18, ilAriAges1.1, whole genome shotgun sequence containing:
- the LOC121735945 gene encoding general transcription factor IIH subunit 1; its protein translation is MTTSSEDVLLSVSHVRYKKGDGTLYVMNQRLAWMLENRDTVAVSHKYADIKTQKISPAGKPKIQLQVVLHDGTCSTFHFVNPAGAEAQSSDRDKVKMLLQNLLPKFKRQIDGELEMKSRLLSLHPILKHLYEDLVITKVINSEEYWNTPTLKHYTESTNVKQEAGVSGAFLADIQPQTDGCNGLKYNLTQDIIDAIFKTYPAVRKKHIDYVPNKMTEAEFWTKFFQSHYFHRDRIASSSSKDLFGECAKMDDHSIASAMKHTTLDLTVDLPHMTEPVPLLPDDEPTDKEKDGCSIPRSMIKRFNQHSIMVLKASQNKNSTSSNSNKKLENGVKDTNGVEKRHTEEKSESEPVNKKQRILEKIHYEDLGDKDTDTKQDLKLSKVERYLLGPASQVSQSSASTSNPPPLSALVSICQAWSGGQQCSRPARVSAAAAVAALGELSPGGALMRHHHAASMAQLIPPDVKSELQRIYLSGGEVLRELWRCFPQPGAPEPEGAAQRAEKFYEALLRFRNVRLRPFEEKMLRDLSPLATTLTKHMNQMIDTACAKYVVWQQRQAKLR